The genomic DNA AGCTACTGGATACACATTGAATGACACACAATGGAACTTCCAGTCACGACTTTCCATTATCACTGGCATTGAGAATCAATGCCCTTTGTGGTGTTACTCCGTATATCTTATATTTCAATAAGTTTATCAGTTTATTGATATATCCCCAAAAAATATGCTGCTCCTGGGGAGACAGTGGCGTAGTGTTAACATCATTGGACCAGTAATGCTGAGATCCAGGTTAGTGATCTGGGGacatggcttcaaatcccacggcagctggtggagtttaagttGTTTTAATAAAGGCTGGATTGGAAAGCTATTAACATCAGTACTGCTGACCATGAATCTACCAGGatgtggtttgggttgagatgagaaacgaTAAAGACATGAAGCCATTTGTAGTAGTGCACAGATCCcaaattgtaactacatggtaggacatagtataaaggaagaaataacggGAGCTCATCAGAGAGGTGTGGCAATAAtcaatgggggattttaatctacatatagactgaaaAAATCAGGTAGGCAAATGCAGTCTAGAttaggagttcatagaatgccttcaggatagtttcttataACAACACGTTCTGGATGCAACCAAAGAGCagactatactagacctggtactgtgcagtgagataggattaattcTTAACCTCATAATGATcatgatatgattgaattttacattcagtttgagggagagaagaatggttccaagactagtattttaaatttaaatagagaaattatgagggtatgaaagcacagctagctaaaatgaactggcaaacgaggttaagggataggtcaatagatatacagtggcagacatttcaagagacatttcagaatacacattccaacgagaaagaaaaattccaaactgaggacccaccatccatggttaactaaaaaggttaaagacagtatcaaacttaaagaaaaagcatatagttGTGCAAAGACAGATTAgttagaatataaagaacagcaaagagtgacaaaaagattaataaagagaaaaattagagtgcaagagaaagctagctagaaatattaagacaaatagtaagagtttctgtaggtatttaaataagaaaagttaacaaggtggatgttggtccaatagaaagtgagtctggggaattaataatggaaattaaggagaaggcagatgaattgaatcgatattttgcatcagtattcatcatagaggatacaagtaacaccccAGAAACAGCTGATAATCAGGATTTGGAAGGGAGTGgggaattcaggaaaattacaatcaccgggGAAGGGTTATGTagcaagttgttggagctgcgggctgccAAATCCCCGGGTCCAGGTAGACTTCATCCTAGgctcttgaaagaagtggctgatGAGATAATTGATGcgtttgttttaattttccaaaattccttagattcagggaaggttctaaTATATTGaagaacaggaaacagagaataagtGTGAATGGGTTATTTTCTGGTGGCAGGATGTTAtgagtagtgtgccacagggatcagtgctggagcctcaagtttttacaatttatataattgacttggatgaagggactaaaggtatggaagggtcatgaggactcgaaacgtcaactcttttcttctccgccgatgctgccagacctgctgagtttttccaggtaattctgtttttgttttttttttattataaaggtatggttgttaaatttgccgatgacagaaagaaaggtaggaaagtaaattttgaagaggacataaggaggctacaaagggacataggttaagtttttttattcattcatgggctgtgggcttcagtggcaaggccagcatttattgtccatccctagttgcccttgtgaaggtggtggtgagctgccatcttgaaccgctgcagtctatatggtgtaggtatacccacagtgtggttaggaatggagttccagtattttgacagtgaatgggaaaagatctggcaaatggagtataatgtgggaaaatgtgaaattttccactttggaagaataaaaagaagcattttatctaaatggtgagagattgcagggcacagagatgcagagggatctgggtgccccaATGTATGAGTCAGAAATGACTAGTATGCAAGTatagcaagtaattgggaaagctaatcaaattttatcatttattgcgagaggaattgaatataaaagtggggaagttatgcttcagttgaacaAGACACTGTTGcgacctcatctggagcacctTGTACTGTattggtctctttacttaaggaaggatgtaaatgtgttagaagcagttcagagaaggtttactagactaataccaggaatgggcaggttgtcttatgaggaaatgttggatagGCTAAGTGTGTAttcacaggagtttagaagaggaagaggcGATTTggttgaaatctttaagatcccgAGGGTTCTTGACAAGGTAGAtccagagaagatgtttcctcttatgggagaatctagaactagggatcactgtttaaaaataaagggtcacccatttaagacagagatgaggagaattttttttctctcaatgggtagagagtctttggaactttcctccttaaaaggcaatggaagcagagtctttgaatattttttaaggcaaaggtagatttATTCtcgataagcaaaggggtgaaaggttattgggggtaggcgggaggttacaatcagatcagccatgatctgattgaatggtggagcatgttgaaggaccaagtggcctactactgctcctaatttgtatgttcatattattgattgttgtaaaaacccatctacttCACTAATATCCTTAATGGAAGGAAATCAgacatccttacctgatctggcctatgtGAATCAACaataatgtggttaactcttaactgccctctgaaatggcctagcaagccacctagtttaagggcaattaaggatggacaacaaatgttggtcttgccagtgacatccacatcccatgaaaatttTTTTAAGAAGTTGTTATTGTGATGGGGAATTAAACAATTCCCACCTTGAACATATTATTTCATCCCTAGTCCTTAGATTCATCCAAATTAAAATGTCCTCCACACTGCCCCATTTAGCACTCCAACTCAGGTTTAAGTACAAGGTAGATTTAAAGTACAGTACCCTTTTCTGTCCCAGCAATGTATCTCTATCCTTAGCGTAGCAGACTACTCCTGGCACACCAATGTGATATTTTTTAGTCCGTTCATCTGTGACCCTTCTGTGTTGAGTTGcaaagtgagagcaagagagaggctcGAGTTTGGGGGAAGGTTTGCATAACAAATCATAGGGTTTTGTTGTACCCTATCCATTACTGGGAGAATGTCCTAGATATGAGACCAGGATTTCAAGTTTGTAGACAGACTTTTACAATATTGAAGACTTTTCAGGAGAAAGTAAATGTTTGAAATGGAAGCGGGAACTGCAATTTTTGGATTCTGTGTGAAGGAGAATGTATGTCTAAACATACCATAGTTCTGTTTGCTCTTGGGAAGGGGGGGTCATTTTCAAAATGGGGCAAATGCAGTTAGTGAACCCCGCTGAAATAGTATTTGGCTGAATGTTTATCTGAGATTCCTGGATTGCTGCTGAAGAGATGCTATAGAATATTTTAGTCCAGTTACCTCCTCACGTTTCTCCAATTGAACTGGTTGTGACGTAGGACGACAGGCTGTTCAGGAAGGCTTTCGGTGCTAAGCTGAGCCAGGCAAGGATGGGTCAGCAAACAGCAGAGACCATCTGCTACCTCTGAAATAAGAGAAATTTAGCACATCAACTTTGAAGTGTCTTGAATAGTGATGAGTCATTTTAATGCAAACTTAGAAAAGGCTAATGAATAATGAGACAATAAGACTTTGTGCCAGGAGTCATGATCATGTCCATATTAAGATGGCTGCAAAGGTCCTCAGTCCTCTGCTGATGTAAGTGTGATGGATTGAGAAGCGCTCACGTCTGCTCCTGACTCTTCCTAGCCATGGTCAAGGTGGGATCATCTCATCTTCAGAGGGCATCTGCACCAGATGAGTGCATGGTGAGAGTTCACTGTGGGGGAGGGAGCAGAAAACACAGCACCAGGCAAGCTGCTTGCAGGACAGTTGCTGCCTTTGATTTGgaagttgtttttttttcagtttttgacTAATTGGACCTCCAAACACTGAATCCCATATTACTTTCTATGTCAGCAGCATTCACATGTTCAGGCCAAGATTTCACCTTTAAGTATCTGTATCCAGATTCTTCTGTCTCTAGATTACTGGCCATAAGGGAGGCTGAACCCTAAGGAATTCCTGATGTGGGTAAGCTCCTTGATTGGCCCAACCTCCCCTGATATCATGGAGCATGTTGAGGCAGACAGAAGTTCCATTCTTGTGCAAGTTGATGCCAGCAGCCTCCTGGTCAGAAACCTGGTGTGGCTGACTCCTGCATCAATTTCCATTGGCCCAAATATCTGCCTGCCCTGAATTGTCCTGAATCTTATGCAATGTTTGCAGATCATTGCTGCTAATGTTTCCAAAGATCAGAAGTCCAATTCcttaatttttctttttatttttagaaTATCTTACTACTTCTGTGTGGCACCTAGGCCATGGTTTTGCCCTCGtggggcgggctcggcggggtcAAGTGGGAGCAGTCGGCAAGacgaccgctgcccgcgatcaggaTGTGACGGCGATTTCATGCTGGGgggccatttaaggcctgcccagcatggatCACGCGCTGCCTGTGGTGGAGGGGGTAAGAGGAGTAGGGCGAGTGGGGAACTTCACACATGTGCCCAGGTGGGTGCAGGAaaagctctctgaggcacagagctgcctcaggggtatgaagatttttgcaaattaaaaataattttaaaatattaaaaaaaatatcctctcatttgactctgtcacatgagcaggaggGACATGTTATGATTGAAATTGAAAcatctttatttaatttttatttgctgttggaaacctcatcccgcctgtggatgaggattTCTGAAAAATCCAAAAGCTGTTtggtgggcagtgaaaaattgaacttaattattattttaattgccttaataggccttttaattgccggTGGGCATGagtgggagtcagcagcacgccctccaactgaaatatcacgtgagtgcgcaatgacgtcgggatgcttgcccaatgtcattgcgcgtcACTTTACGTTCGTTCAGGTTGGTTGCGCACCAGCCTGacaagcggaaaattctgcccctactgTAAAAGTGTAATAAAATAGAGAAGAGATGTTATTCTCTACTCTGAATTTGAAAGCTGGTCCAGGGTAATTTTGGAAAGGCAAGTGGGCTAACCCATCTCTACCTTGCAGTGACCTCAATTTAAAAGCTGCATCTCTAGATCCTTGGAGAGGTGTAATGGAGGTTATTTTGATACTAACCGCAGTAGTGGTTTACCAGATCTTCTAAACACTGGAATGTGAGGCGGTCTTGTATATAATACCATCTATTGGGTAAACGGAAGATCCGATAGTGCTTCACTAATTTCTGAGGTATATCACTGTAGTGCCTGACAGAAAGGCAATATGTACCTGCAAAACATGCACATGAACACTAAATAATTAGCAAGGTTTACACCTGTTTATGCCACGTTAAACGTAAAGTCACATTGCCACCTGTACATGTACTCTTTATATGTTAGTTCCAAGACATTCATAGATAGACAGTGAACATATAGTTAGAGAGACTTTAAGTAAAAGTTGGAGTTCCTTCTTAGCTGGTGGGTGCACTTTTAACTATGGGAGAAGAGGAAGCAGAGTTGGGACCCAGTGTTGCCAGCGTGGGATACTGAGAAGTGGCTGTAAGTTGGTTGAGATATTTAAATGGTGTTGTCTCCTCTTGTTCATCTTCTCCTGAAGGCTAAGTTAAAGAGTGATCAGTACTTTGTCAAGTAACCATCCATTGCAAGTGAGCCTGAATACTGAGGTCTTGAATTTCTGTGGGGCCTATCCCACTCCACTGCACTTGCTTCAGTGAGGGATTGATGGTCGTTTTTGGCTATCAACACCATTTCTGCTGATCTCCTGCCATAAAGTCCCCCCACCAGCTTGAAATTTTGGGTCTGAATGTGGACAGGATCTCTAACCACAGGGGGTTTTGCATCCACGTCCAAATGTGTCTTTATCTGGGAGATGAAAGTTCTGCAATCAATAGCCTAACAACAAAGTTATATTGGGCAGAAGGAATTATATCCTCAAATATCCACACTAACGCATTCCACAACAAGGGTGATACACCTAGCCTTCATTCATTTTTCCATTCAGCCCTATTAAAGCCAACTGCAATTCCAGGTGGAGAAGAGCTGTCTGATCACAAACCAGGAACTGAAACTAGGATCTTCTTGATCTTTATGGCCCAGGATGTAATTAAGAAGTATGTTTGCTGAGTGAATCATGGTGGTGATGTGTTAAGACTCAAGACATAAACCTTATCTTAAAAAGCATATGAATAGACCTTGGCTCAAAGCAAATGAATACAAGTGCCAAAAGAGATGAACAAATGTGATACTCTTTTTTTTCTGAAGGGGCCACAGATTTATATCTTCCTTAACATCATGGAAACATTTGGTAGTGAACATCTGGCGTACAATACCGTGTTATGTAAGCAAAAATGATAGGAATCAGTGAGATGCAGTTGCATCTTAGAGGTATTAATTATTTTCTCTTATTTTATGAGTACCACAGGATCTTGAACATCTGCCCAACCAGATAGATTGGACCTCATTTAGATTCAGTCCAAAGTATTCCCTTGCTACTGAGTTTGGAGACTTGTCCTCGAATATGCTTCTCAAATCTCAGTGTGGGTTGTGGCCTTTTAACCTAAGAAGTGAGAGTGCCAGCCAGGAAGCCAATTAAGGCAACAACCTGAATCAGTGACGTGCAGCAGAAAGCCATTGAAAGGGATTGATATGGAGAGAACAGTGAGGAAGAGGCTAGTTTTGTTTGTTGAAACAAAATGTTAAGATTAAAAACACTAGTAACAATTACCTAATCGCACACCAGTGTTAGTAATGCCAGAGGGATGATTGAAAGTTGTAATGTAGAGAAGGGGGAACTACCTGTTGTATCTAAAACAAATAGTTGTTTTCCTCATGATAATAAACAAACAGTGGTTTATATTTAAGTGAAGGAATCAGCTATAGCACAATTCTACTGCATGTTCTGCATTATAAAACTAAGTCTGCAACGATATAAAAAGGGTTTTTGAATTACTTTACCAATCTACAGAGCACAAATCTCATTGTTCTGAATCTGTACAGTGCTCTAAACAGTGCATACTTTGAGTACTGCAGTCAATTCTACGTCCAACTGAAAGGGAGGGTAGATGGGGtactcagtttaatatctcatgcaaaagacagcagctccaactgtgtggcagtccctcagtactgcagtggagtaTCAGATTAGACTTTTGTTCTCCAATCTACATTTCACAACACTGTTTgtcctggccattaattggccagccaacgtgaaatctcagtcgggggccgatcatgGACGGTGATCCGTTCCCCGGTTGATCCCGGGCCTCCCGATCGCATCCACCCACTGACCTAAAAATCTTGCCCATTCCAGatgttattaattgaacttaaattccaccagctgccatggatgGTACAAACTCAACATAATAAGAAGTTGATGTTTAAAGAAATATTCAGCTAGAGGACGGTTAGAATGTGGGATCACTTGCCACAGATTACACAAGTTGGAGCACAATACACAAGCACTTTCAAAGGAAATTAGTTTCTTAAAAAGAAGAATATTAAAAGACATGAGGGAGCAAGCAGGAGAGTGGAATCAGACTGGGTGAATTAAGTGATGAAAAACATCCAACACCAAAACAAACTTGATTGGCAAAACAGCTTATTTCTGTGTTTTAACTTTTAACATATGCACTTTATGTGCAATAGGACACATATGAACCTACCTTTCTGGCTTTCACTTTGCCTTATCAAGAATGAGCCTATTCTGTTGTCAGAAAGCTGGAGCAACTCTTCTGCCTTCTGCCTCCCAATTCCTTCAAAGAGCCAACTATATAAAGAACATGGCACCAGTGATCATTCACCAGATAAATAAGACAAGGAAAGACATTTTTCTCAATTTAGCTCATCAATCTATAAAACTGGGTCATGAATGAATTACCTCTGTTACAATGCTTTGAAAAATATTCTAAGTGTTATTAGAAAGAACTTGTATTGATCGGGACACCATGCCACATCCTCAAGACgtctttgaaatgtagtcactgttagaTAAGGAACTGCAGCAGCAAATGTGCATAAATTTATAGAAACAGCAAAGGAGATAAATGACTAGCTTTGGGCTGAGGGAGGAATGTGCAATATGTTTCCCATTCATCTGAACAGGCAGGCAGAACAAAATTTCCAACAATGCTGCACCTCTTGAGATTTATTTACCTTCTATTGGTGGACAAAAATCAGCAAATAGCAAATCTGCAGTGATTATGCAGCTCGTCCGATTTTATTTTCCATTAACTTCAACAATATGAACGAACAGTGAGACCTCGAAGTTCAAATAGGCAATTCTTTGAAAACAGATAGGGAAAGCCAAAAAGAGTGCAATAGAAATTTAGGGTTTGTAGGCATAGTGCATAAAAGTAAAGTAACAATAAATTTATGGAAACCTTCAGAGGCCTTAGTGGTGGAGGTGGATCGAGGTCTAGTTGAGGATAAGGGATGAGGACCAGGTGGGGACAGTGAGGTTAGATTGGAGGACTTAGGGGGGGAAGGCCATTGTAGGGGTGGACCCAGTCACAGGAGCTCAGGGGCACAGGGGCTCCTCAGGCAGACACCTAAATCCATAGGATAAGTAGTTAAGGCACTTATCACCTGAATCCATCAAGTCCTCACCTTGAGGAAGCTGCTGGATTTCCTGATGCTTGGGAAACCTGGCCAATATCAGTTAAATTTCAAAAGTTGGAAGAGAATGATGTTCGTCGCTTCATTACCATATCTGATCACCTGTCCACCTTCTCCTGTGCTGCACACCTCTAGTCATGTTTTAAATAATGAAAAGATCTCCTGTAGTTTTTCTATTTTGGAACACGGCAAGGCCTTGTAAAGGGTGCGGAGCAGATTTACTGGAATTGTACCAAGGATGAGGGCCATCAGCTAAGTGGAGAAACTAGAGAAACTAGAATTGTTTTCAGTAGAGCAGAGAAGCTTAAAGGGAGATTTAAgagaggcattcaaaattatgaTAGGATTAAAATGGAGAACTGTTTCCACTAAATaattcctcaaaacctacctccttaACCAAGTGGTTTCTTGAAATTACCTTATGCAAGGAAGAGTCCCATGGGAGCTATCAGAGCTTGATAATCCTTCATGTATGGGCCTAGATAATGAGCATTAGCAAGGTATTTGACATAGAACTGCATCCCAGCTGAGCTTGAATAATCTGTCCTCATCAAGTGACTCCATATAATACACTTTTGATGGTATTCAAGAGAAGAAACATTGATTGATTTTTCCCCCCTCCTTAACCCAGGGATGCTCAGCCTAGTTTTAGCTTCTTGAGCATCATCAATTTACTCATTACAGACCTTGGAATCTTGGCGCATCTTGTGTGAAAATAATTTTAAGCCATTGGGAGCAACTGAATTGGAAGTGGCATCAGATGATGAGGGATCCATCTTCAAAAATAGCTTAACTTCCTCACTGAATGTGGAGCTGAGTTCTCTTCCTGGCCTCACTGCTCCTTATCTTTGTCACCTCCTCCATGTCAGCAACCCCCTAGATCTTTATGTTCCACCAATTCTCGACTCTTGAGCATCCCCTAGTTTTTATCGCTCCACCATTGCTGGCTgtgacttcagctgcctgggcccaaaGCTCTGATACTCCCTCaccaaacctctctgtctctccacctctATCTCAGCTCCTAAGAAGCTCAtggaacctacctctttggccaaattCTTTGGTCACCTATCCCAACATCTGCTTTTGTGCctcgatgtcaaattttgttggatAATGCTTCTCTGAAGCAGTTTAGATTGCTTTACTACATTAAGAGCATGTCATAAATTAAAGTAGTTGTTATTGGAGCCAGAAAATGCCTGTCAAATAAACAAGTAAAGGTGAACTGTATCCAATTAACCTACCCATGGTAAACTCGAGCAGCACAGGCACGTGGGATGTAGTTCTCACGCCCAGCATTGATGGACCTCACTCTCCACCAATCACCTTCTCTGGAAACAAAAAAGAGAGCTACATGAGTGGAGCATCCACTTTATGAAGCAAGTATTCAATACTATAATGTCGTTCTTGGCTCAATGGTAATGCAATCACCCCTAAGCCAGAATGTCATGAGTTCTAAGTCCCACTTTGtatcttgagcacataatctgggcTGATACTtcaagtgcagcactgagggagtgcaatacTGTTGCAagtgccaccttttggatgagatgcataCAGAAATCAATGGACAGGAAAAGACTGTCAAGCTTGTAACAGCACGATTAGTCAACCATACCCACCAACATCCTAGGAATTCTTTAtgaagaaaaatttaaaaaacaagACCAATCAAGATATAAAAAGCTGAAAATTTGTTTTCCAATTGAAGATATAAAAATCTGAAAATTTGTTTTCCAATTGAAGCTCGTCTGGTAGACTAAATGGACCTTATGGGTAGAATCGTATGGCCTCATTGGCAGCGGGCAtcatggtgagtgggaggggagaaTTCGGTGTGAGGGACAGACATCAGTTtcatgccagcgtgaaatcacgatgGGTTCATCTGATGCTGTACACCATGGCGGAATGCAAATTGCAAGGTgttggaggggtgaggttgggagagggatcAAAGGTATCGGGGAaggagggagtacagctgcaggagggtgtaatggggtaGAATGCTGCAAGTGGGGTGGTAGTTGTAAGGGGGAAGAAAGGTGTaatggagggagtttggaggagggaaggTGTCCTGGGCAGGGGccgtggagggaggaaggtggaggagggggtaagggtggaggagggagtaagggtgggagtccaggtgaacgtgcaagatGGAGGGAATggcgagtgtgggaagggacagagagtgctggtagggtgggagagtgagggtgcttcGGTAAGGTTAGAAATGTGgtaagggtggttggtggggacacggaggcaaacacagaccctgaggttgggaaggaggaggtcagggaggtcaatgtcgATGGTGGGGAATGATTATCCAGgaggtagggaacgtgcacgttcacctggacatcctggaatggcGAGGGcttgggttggtaggtgacagtggggaggtggaaggtgatgccaggggcgtcgacagtgatgggggaaaggacatggatgaCTTGGGGAGGAGAAAGGACAAGGGAGTTAATCAAGAACTTTACCCACAACCATGTTtgtcaaattgaaagtgagccAGACCTCGTGTTGGATggacacaggtgctgcatgggagtgtgatcccatggtgggtggagatgcagatcagctcagatggacaactgaaagagaaccccagaaggcagcactgaaaatgctcaggacattgagatgaatgtgatggatggatgttccacatgcatgggagaatgcttgcaggaggctccgaaagaccctgccacacacacacacatatatctccCTCCAGAGTCACTTGTGGTCCGGCTGGCTGCTAATGGGGGAATGCAGTAGGAGGACTCGCGACGCCTGTcattgaagctgaaagacaacattacacattactcagtgaaagtgaatatatttttagaTTATAAATTGACAAAATAttttcacccgtgcaaccacttgtgatcagaatttcttaacttttctagaacTACCACTTCTTCCAGATGCTGCTCTGACATCGGCAGCagggtggagacagtctgtgcaatggttAACCCTATTTCTCTCATGACTTCGGCATGCGTcccctggagagccgaggccttgaggtcCCTGGCTTGCTTTGGACCAGTGGGCCagatgctccctctgcggtgacagaggacgaggctgagggggtcacaggcaaagggggctcTGTGGGAtagaacagcctctgagattcctcagtggatgacccaggggtgtccagctgccgttcctcctcccttcaggtgcccaagggccccgcctgactc from Carcharodon carcharias isolate sCarCar2 chromosome 6, sCarCar2.pri, whole genome shotgun sequence includes the following:
- the LOC121278924 gene encoding src-like-adapter isoform X3, which translates into the protein MLVTIYDYPPATISQPIFRIGEKLRILAEEGDWWRVRSINAGRENYIPRACAARVYHGWLFEGIGRQKAEELLQLSDNRIGSFLIRQSESQKGTYCLSVRHYSDIPQKLVKHYRIFRLPNRWYYIQDRLTFQCLEDLVNHYCEVADGLCCLLTHPCLAQLSTESLPEQPVVLRHNQFNWRNVRRAELLSTNSSSRDEAFVSYGLRHSIASYMTLSQIDDNSFSDSNKKRWFPSIRSSAQSRHSCLLTTTLRNEYEDDFE
- the LOC121278924 gene encoding src-like-adapter isoform X2 — its product is MGNTIKSEPEKEPGLQEPLTDSNDMLVTIYDYPPATISQPIFRIGEKLRILAEEGDWWRVRSINAGRENYIPRACAARVYHGWLFEGIGRQKAEELLQLSDNRIGSFLIRQSESQKGTYCLSVRHYSDIPQKLVKHYRIFRLPNRWYYIQDRLTFQCLEDLVNHYCEVADGLCCLLTHPCLAQLSTESLPEQPVVLRHNQFNWRNVRRAELLSTNSSSRDEAFVSYGLRHSIASYMTLSQIDDNSFSDSNKKRWFPSIRSSAQSRHSCLLTTTLRNEYEDDFE
- the LOC121278924 gene encoding src-like-adapter isoform X1 — its product is MGNTIKSEPEKEPGLQEPLTADSNDMLVTIYDYPPATISQPIFRIGEKLRILAEEGDWWRVRSINAGRENYIPRACAARVYHGWLFEGIGRQKAEELLQLSDNRIGSFLIRQSESQKGTYCLSVRHYSDIPQKLVKHYRIFRLPNRWYYIQDRLTFQCLEDLVNHYCEVADGLCCLLTHPCLAQLSTESLPEQPVVLRHNQFNWRNVRRAELLSTNSSSRDEAFVSYGLRHSIASYMTLSQIDDNSFSDSNKKRWFPSIRSSAQSRHSCLLTTTLRNEYEDDFE